From one Rhizobium lentis genomic stretch:
- the obgE gene encoding GTPase ObgE: protein MKFLDEAKVYIKSGDGGAGSVSFRREKFIEFGGPDGGDGGRGGDVWVETVNGLNTLIDFRYQQHFKATIGTHGMGRNRTGANGSDVTLKVPVGTQIFEEDRETLICDLTVEGQRYCLARGGNGGFGNAHFKTSTNQAPDWANPGLPGEEKTIWLRLKLIADAGLVGLPNAGKSTFLASVTRARPKIANYPFTTLHPNLGVATVDEREFILADIPGLIEGAHEGVGIGDRFLGHVERTRVLLHLVSAQEEKVGKAYKTVKHELEAYGNDLTDKPEIVALSQIDVLDEAELKKKTKELAKACGKTPFQISAVTGKGMTEVLRALRDVIVEENAEEKPAKAPKLRHRDMLAADGAKGEDEADDQP from the coding sequence ATGAAATTTCTCGACGAAGCAAAGGTCTATATCAAGTCCGGAGATGGCGGCGCGGGCAGCGTTTCCTTCCGGCGCGAGAAATTCATCGAGTTCGGCGGCCCCGATGGCGGTGACGGCGGACGCGGCGGCGATGTCTGGGTCGAAACCGTCAACGGTCTCAATACGCTGATCGATTTCCGCTACCAGCAGCATTTCAAGGCGACGATCGGCACCCACGGCATGGGCAGGAACCGCACCGGCGCCAACGGCAGCGATGTGACGCTCAAGGTTCCTGTCGGCACCCAGATCTTCGAGGAAGATCGGGAAACGCTGATTTGCGATCTCACCGTCGAAGGCCAGCGTTACTGCCTCGCCCGTGGCGGCAATGGCGGCTTCGGCAATGCCCATTTCAAGACCTCGACCAATCAGGCGCCGGATTGGGCCAACCCCGGCCTGCCCGGCGAGGAAAAAACCATCTGGCTGCGGCTGAAGCTGATTGCCGATGCCGGCCTCGTCGGCCTGCCCAATGCCGGCAAATCGACCTTCCTTGCATCGGTCACCCGCGCCCGGCCGAAGATCGCCAACTACCCCTTCACCACGTTGCATCCCAATCTCGGCGTTGCCACGGTTGACGAGCGCGAATTCATCCTGGCCGACATTCCGGGCCTGATCGAAGGCGCCCACGAAGGGGTCGGTATCGGCGACCGTTTCCTCGGCCATGTTGAGCGCACCCGCGTGCTGCTCCATCTCGTTTCCGCCCAGGAGGAAAAGGTTGGCAAGGCGTATAAGACGGTCAAGCACGAGCTGGAAGCCTATGGCAACGACCTGACCGACAAGCCAGAAATCGTGGCGCTGTCGCAGATCGACGTGCTCGACGAGGCCGAACTCAAGAAGAAGACGAAGGAACTGGCCAAGGCCTGCGGCAAGACGCCGTTCCAGATCTCGGCTGTGACCGGCAAGGGCATGACCGAGGTCCTGCGCGCGCTGCGCGACGTTATCGTCGAGGAGAATGCCGAGGAAAAGCCGGCCAAGGCGCCGAAGCTCAGACATCGCGACATGCTCGCCGCCGACGGCGCAAAGGGCGAGGACGAGGCCGATGACCAGCCGTAA
- the proB gene encoding glutamate 5-kinase, translating to MTSRKPLGRYRRIVIKIGSALLVDRKAGLRKAWLDAMCSDISGLKAKGIDVLVVSSGAIALGRSVLDLPSGALKLEESQAAAAVGQIALARAWSESLSRDEIVAGQILLTLGDTEERRRYLNARATINQLLKIGAVPIINENDTVATSEIRYGDNDRLAARVATMTGADLLILLSDIDGLYTAPPHLDPNAAFLETIAAITPEIEAMAGGAASELSRGGMRTKIDAGKIATTSGCAMIIASGKTESPLSAIENGARSSWFAPSGTPVTARKTWIAGQLQPAGELHVDDGAVAALGAGKSLLPAGVRKVSGLFSRGDTVAIIGPEGREIARGLASYDAEDARRIAGRKSAEIEAILGYAGRAAMVHRDDMVMTAQFRPKSERQKKDASYA from the coding sequence ATGACCAGCCGTAAGCCGCTCGGCCGTTACCGCCGCATCGTTATCAAGATCGGTTCCGCCCTGCTGGTCGACCGCAAGGCCGGGCTGAGGAAGGCCTGGCTCGACGCCATGTGCTCCGATATATCAGGCCTGAAGGCCAAGGGCATCGACGTGCTCGTCGTCTCCTCGGGCGCGATCGCGCTCGGTCGCTCGGTGCTCGACCTGCCGTCAGGCGCGCTGAAGCTCGAGGAAAGCCAGGCCGCCGCCGCCGTCGGCCAGATCGCCTTGGCGCGCGCCTGGTCGGAAAGCTTGTCGCGCGACGAGATCGTCGCCGGCCAGATCCTGCTGACGCTTGGGGATACCGAGGAACGCCGCCGCTATCTCAATGCGCGCGCCACCATCAATCAGCTTCTGAAAATCGGCGCCGTGCCGATTATCAACGAGAACGATACGGTCGCGACCAGCGAAATCCGCTATGGCGACAACGACCGCCTCGCCGCCCGCGTCGCAACGATGACCGGCGCGGACCTGCTCATCCTTCTCTCCGATATCGACGGGCTCTATACCGCGCCGCCGCATCTCGACCCGAATGCGGCCTTCCTGGAGACGATTGCCGCAATCACCCCCGAAATCGAGGCGATGGCCGGAGGGGCGGCTTCCGAGCTGTCGCGCGGCGGCATGCGCACCAAGATCGACGCCGGCAAGATCGCCACGACATCGGGCTGCGCCATGATCATCGCCTCCGGCAAGACCGAAAGCCCTCTGTCGGCGATCGAAAACGGCGCGCGCTCCTCCTGGTTCGCCCCTTCGGGCACGCCCGTCACCGCTCGCAAGACCTGGATTGCCGGGCAGCTGCAGCCGGCCGGCGAATTGCATGTCGATGACGGTGCCGTGGCGGCACTCGGCGCCGGCAAGAGCCTGCTTCCCGCCGGCGTTCGCAAGGTTTCCGGGCTCTTCAGCCGCGGCGACACTGTGGCGATCATCGGCCCGGAAGGCCGCGAGATCGCACGCGGTCTTGCGAGCTACGATGCCGAGGATGCCCGCCGCATCGCCGGCCGCAAATCGGCGGAGATCGAGGCCATTCTCGGTTATGCCGGGCGCGCCGCCATGGTCCATCGCGACGACATGGTGATGACCGCCCAGTTCAGACCGAAATCGGAAAGGCAGAAGAAGGACGCGAGCTATGCTTGA
- a CDS encoding glutamate-5-semialdehyde dehydrogenase, with amino-acid sequence MLETVAASPDIDVLMNDIGRKAKAAARPLGFASTEAKNKALHAMADAILANKADILAENAKDLKDIEGSETLASFVDRLTLNDKRIAEMAEGIRAIAALADPVGEIIAAWDRPNGLKIERVRTPLGVIGVIFESRPNVTADAGALCLKAGNAVILRCGSDSRRSSQAIHACMVQGLKVARLPEHAIQLVPVTDRAAVGAMLRGLDGAIDVIVPRGGKSLVARVQTEARVPVFAHLEGLCHIYVDASADIEMAKQIVVNAKMRRTGICGAAETLLVDSAAIGTHLKPLLEVLTEAGCEIRASADVLKIAPGLKPATEEDWSTEYLDAIISVAVVDGISGAIGHIQKYSSNHTEAVIAEDAQVVERFFTEVDSAILLHNASTQFADGGEFGMGAEIGIATGKMHARGPVGVEQLTSFKYRVRGAGQTRP; translated from the coding sequence ATGCTTGAGACCGTTGCGGCAAGCCCTGATATTGACGTGCTGATGAACGACATCGGCCGCAAGGCGAAGGCTGCCGCGCGACCGCTGGGTTTTGCCTCTACCGAGGCGAAGAACAAAGCCTTGCATGCCATGGCCGATGCAATCCTGGCGAACAAGGCGGATATTCTTGCGGAAAACGCCAAAGATCTCAAAGATATAGAAGGCAGCGAAACGCTCGCCTCCTTCGTTGATCGGCTGACGCTGAATGACAAGCGCATTGCCGAAATGGCCGAGGGAATCCGCGCCATTGCCGCCCTTGCCGATCCGGTCGGCGAAATCATCGCTGCCTGGGACCGGCCGAACGGCCTGAAGATCGAGCGGGTCCGCACGCCGCTCGGCGTCATCGGCGTCATCTTCGAAAGCCGGCCGAACGTCACGGCCGATGCCGGCGCGCTCTGCCTCAAGGCGGGCAATGCGGTCATCCTGCGCTGCGGCTCGGATTCGCGCCGTTCATCGCAAGCTATTCATGCCTGCATGGTTCAGGGCCTGAAGGTCGCCAGGCTTCCAGAGCATGCTATCCAACTCGTTCCGGTGACCGACCGGGCTGCCGTCGGCGCCATGCTGCGCGGCCTCGACGGCGCGATCGACGTCATCGTTCCGCGCGGCGGCAAAAGCCTGGTTGCCCGCGTGCAGACCGAGGCCCGGGTGCCGGTCTTTGCCCATCTCGAAGGCCTTTGCCATATCTATGTCGATGCCTCGGCCGATATCGAAATGGCGAAGCAGATCGTCGTCAACGCCAAGATGCGCCGTACCGGCATCTGCGGCGCGGCCGAAACGCTGCTCGTCGACAGTGCGGCGATCGGCACGCATCTGAAGCCGCTGCTCGAGGTTCTGACGGAGGCCGGCTGCGAGATCCGCGCGTCGGCAGACGTGCTGAAGATCGCGCCCGGCCTGAAACCGGCGACTGAGGAGGACTGGTCCACCGAATATCTCGACGCGATCATCTCGGTCGCCGTCGTCGACGGCATATCGGGCGCCATTGGCCATATCCAGAAATATTCGTCAAACCACACCGAGGCCGTCATCGCCGAAGACGCGCAAGTCGTCGAGCGCTTCTTCACCGAGGTTGATTCGGCGATTCTGCTGCATAACGCCTCGACGCAATTTGCCGATGGCGGCGAGTTCGGCATGGGCGCGGAGATCGGCATTGCCACCGGCAAGATGCATGCCCGCGGCCCGGTCGGCGTCGAGCAGCTCACCTCCTTCAAATACCGGGTGCGCGGTGCCGGACAAACCCGACCTTGA
- a CDS encoding nicotinate-nucleotide adenylyltransferase, with amino-acid sequence MPHAERGMIVGLFGGSFNPPHQGHALVAEIAIKRLGLDQLWWMVTPGNPLKSRNFLAPLAERIAESERIAADPRIKVTAFEQALGVSYTANTLARVKARNPHVHFIWIMGADSLQTFHKWQKWQEIARTFPIAVIDRPGATLSFLSSKLTRTFDFARIDEDDARVLWKKPAPAWTFIHGPRSGLSSTAIRNASRPGSADS; translated from the coding sequence ATGCCGCACGCCGAGCGCGGCATGATCGTCGGCCTGTTCGGCGGCTCGTTCAATCCGCCGCATCAGGGCCACGCGCTCGTCGCCGAGATCGCCATCAAGCGGCTCGGCCTCGACCAGCTCTGGTGGATGGTGACCCCGGGCAATCCGCTGAAAAGCCGCAATTTTCTCGCTCCGCTTGCCGAGCGCATAGCCGAGAGCGAACGGATCGCCGCCGATCCGCGCATCAAGGTCACCGCCTTCGAACAGGCGCTCGGCGTCAGCTACACCGCCAATACGCTCGCCAGGGTCAAAGCCCGCAATCCGCATGTGCATTTCATCTGGATCATGGGCGCCGACAGCCTGCAGACCTTTCACAAATGGCAGAAATGGCAGGAGATCGCCCGCACCTTCCCGATCGCGGTGATCGACCGGCCGGGCGCCACACTCTCATTCCTCTCCTCGAAATTGACGAGAACCTTCGACTTCGCCCGCATCGACGAAGACGACGCCCGCGTTCTCTGGAAGAAGCCGGCCCCGGCCTGGACTTTCATCCACGGGCCGCGCTCCGGCCTGAGTTCGACGGCCATCCGCAACGCCTCGCGGCCGGGCAGCGCCGATAGCTGA
- the modA gene encoding molybdate ABC transporter substrate-binding protein, whose protein sequence is MQNRRQWIKFATAAITALWLGTTALPTPAAAAEKLTVFAAASLKDALDAANAAWAKESGKQTVASYAASGALAKQIENAAPADIFISADSDWMDYVAKKNLIKADTRSDLLGNRIVLVAERDKAKPVEIEPGFDLAGLLGDRRLAMGEPKSVPAGKYGMAALEKLGVWTSVESKVAGAESVRAALAFVSRGEAPYGIVYQTDAAADKGVAVVGTFPADSHPPIIYPIAILASSKNPDASAYLDFLKSDKAAAFFTAQGFTILK, encoded by the coding sequence ATGCAGAACCGCCGCCAATGGATCAAATTCGCGACCGCCGCGATCACGGCCCTCTGGCTTGGCACGACAGCGCTGCCAACGCCGGCCGCCGCAGCGGAAAAGCTCACCGTCTTTGCGGCGGCGAGCCTCAAGGATGCGCTCGATGCCGCCAATGCCGCCTGGGCTAAGGAAAGCGGCAAGCAAACCGTCGCCTCCTATGCGGCGAGCGGGGCGCTTGCCAAACAGATCGAAAACGCAGCACCCGCCGATATCTTCATCTCGGCCGACAGCGACTGGATGGATTACGTTGCCAAGAAGAACCTGATCAAGGCGGACACTCGTTCGGACCTGCTTGGAAACCGCATCGTGCTCGTTGCCGAAAGGGATAAGGCCAAGCCTGTCGAGATCGAGCCGGGTTTCGACCTCGCCGGTTTGCTTGGCGACCGCAGGCTTGCCATGGGTGAACCGAAATCGGTTCCGGCCGGCAAATACGGCATGGCGGCGCTCGAAAAGCTCGGCGTCTGGACATCGGTCGAATCGAAGGTAGCCGGCGCCGAAAGCGTGCGCGCCGCCCTCGCCTTCGTCTCGCGCGGCGAAGCGCCCTATGGCATCGTCTACCAGACGGATGCGGCGGCTGATAAGGGTGTTGCCGTAGTCGGCACTTTTCCCGCCGATTCCCATCCGCCGATCATCTATCCGATCGCGATCCTGGCTTCGAGCAAGAACCCGGATGCGAGCGCCTATCTCGACTTCCTGAAATCCGACAAGGCAGCCGCCTTCTTCACGGCGCAGGGCTTCACGATTCTGAAATAG
- the modB gene encoding molybdate ABC transporter permease subunit, whose protein sequence is MDIFGLSDEEWTAILLSLRVSIVAMLASLPLGILVALLLARGRFWGKSVLNGLVHLPLILPPVVTGFLLLILFGRRGPIGSLLDQHFGIVFSFRWTGAALACAVMAFPLMVRSIRLSIEAVDRKLEEAAGTLGAGPVLVFLTVTLPLTLPGIIAGMILSFAKAMGEFGATITFVSNIPGETQTLPAAIYTFTQVPGGDAGALRLTLVAIVISMAALLASEFLARLAGRRIDPE, encoded by the coding sequence TTGGACATATTCGGCTTGAGCGATGAGGAATGGACGGCGATCCTGCTCAGCTTGCGCGTCTCGATTGTCGCCATGCTGGCGAGCCTGCCCCTCGGCATCCTCGTTGCCCTGCTGCTCGCCCGCGGCCGTTTCTGGGGCAAATCGGTGTTGAACGGCCTCGTTCACCTGCCGCTGATTCTGCCCCCCGTCGTCACCGGCTTCCTTCTTCTCATCCTCTTCGGCCGCCGTGGCCCGATCGGCAGCCTGCTCGACCAGCATTTCGGCATCGTCTTCTCCTTCCGCTGGACGGGCGCAGCACTCGCCTGCGCCGTCATGGCGTTTCCCTTGATGGTGCGCAGCATCCGCCTGTCGATCGAGGCAGTCGACCGCAAGCTGGAAGAGGCGGCCGGAACCCTCGGTGCCGGTCCTGTCTTGGTTTTCCTGACAGTCACCCTGCCGCTGACGCTGCCCGGCATCATCGCCGGCATGATCCTTTCCTTCGCCAAGGCAATGGGCGAATTCGGCGCGACAATCACCTTCGTCTCCAACATTCCCGGCGAGACCCAGACGCTGCCCGCCGCGATCTATACCTTCACCCAGGTGCCGGGCGGCGATGCCGGCGCGCTGCGGCTGACGCTGGTCGCCATCGTCATTTCCATGGCCGCCCTGCTTGCCTCAGAGTTCCTTGCACGTCTCGCAGGCCGGAGGATCGATCCGGAATGA
- the modC gene encoding molybdenum ABC transporter ATP-binding protein — translation MTLIVEAKQRLGAFSLDAAFTSERGVTALFGRSGSGKTSMIRIIAGLARPDEGRVVLDGESLTDTARGIFVPKHRRRFGYVFQEARLFPHLSVRANLSYGRWFAPKTAHGDSFDRIVDLLGIETLLARSPSTLSGGEKQRVAIGRALLSSPRLLLMDEPLAALDEARKAEILPYLERLRDETQIPIVYVSHAIAEVARLANQVVVMHDGKVEATGPAIDILSRPSAASDRKEAGALLEGTVESYDARHRLSIVALKSSRLHIPSTVLAPGRPVRIRIPSRDVMLATARPEGLSALNILEGRIAGMSPDEDGTVEIRLDCGGDAVLARITALSCERLDLQPGKIVFAIIKTVALEA, via the coding sequence ATGACGCTGATCGTCGAGGCAAAACAGAGGCTCGGCGCGTTTTCGCTCGATGCCGCCTTCACCTCCGAGCGCGGGGTCACCGCGCTGTTCGGCCGTTCGGGCTCCGGCAAGACCTCGATGATCCGCATCATCGCCGGCCTTGCACGGCCTGATGAAGGACGCGTTGTGCTTGACGGCGAGTCCTTGACCGACACGGCCAGGGGCATCTTCGTTCCGAAACACCGCCGGCGTTTCGGCTACGTCTTCCAGGAGGCGCGGTTGTTTCCGCATTTGAGCGTCCGCGCCAATCTTTCCTATGGCCGCTGGTTCGCGCCGAAGACGGCACACGGTGATAGCTTCGACCGTATCGTCGATCTTCTTGGCATCGAGACACTGCTCGCGCGCAGCCCCTCGACTCTTTCCGGCGGCGAGAAACAGCGCGTCGCGATCGGCCGCGCCCTTCTCTCCTCGCCCCGGCTGCTGCTGATGGACGAACCGCTCGCTGCCCTGGACGAAGCGCGCAAGGCCGAAATCCTGCCCTATCTCGAGCGGTTGCGCGATGAGACCCAAATCCCGATCGTCTATGTCAGCCATGCGATCGCCGAGGTGGCGCGGCTGGCAAACCAGGTCGTCGTCATGCACGACGGCAAGGTGGAGGCGACGGGTCCCGCCATCGACATATTGAGCCGTCCCTCTGCGGCCTCTGACCGGAAAGAGGCGGGCGCGCTGCTGGAAGGCACCGTCGAAAGCTACGATGCGCGCCATCGCCTGTCGATTGTCGCCCTGAAATCCAGCCGGCTGCATATTCCCAGCACCGTCCTGGCACCCGGCAGACCTGTCCGCATCCGCATTCCGTCCCGCGACGTCATGCTGGCGACCGCAAGGCCCGAGGGCCTGAGCGCACTGAATATTCTTGAAGGCAGAATCGCAGGCATGTCGCCGGACGAAGACGGAACGGTCGAAATCCGCCTCGATTGCGGCGGCGATGCCGTTCTCGCGCGCATCACCGCGCTCTCCTGCGAGCGCCTCGATCTTCAGCCTGGCAAAATCGTCTTCGCCATCATCAAGACGGTCGCCCTGGAAGCCTGA
- a CDS encoding winged helix-turn-helix domain-containing protein, with translation MTDSAANLIIPILRITFPQEDRLGHGKMELLEHIRETGSISAAGRAMDMSYRRAWLLVSEMNRMFSEQVVESQRGGQKGGGAALTPFGEELLERFRRMEKTMRESLAEDLAWLEGKRNLQPGERS, from the coding sequence ATGACCGATTCGGCTGCAAATTTAATCATTCCCATCCTGCGAATCACCTTTCCGCAGGAGGATCGCCTCGGCCACGGCAAGATGGAGCTGCTGGAGCATATCCGCGAGACCGGGTCGATTTCGGCGGCGGGGCGGGCGATGGACATGTCTTATCGGCGGGCATGGCTGCTCGTCAGCGAGATGAACCGGATGTTCTCAGAACAGGTGGTGGAATCGCAGCGCGGCGGGCAAAAGGGCGGCGGCGCGGCGCTGACGCCATTCGGCGAGGAACTGCTCGAGCGCTTCCGCCGGATGGAAAAAACGATGCGGGAGAGCCTTGCCGAGGATCTCGCCTGGCTCGAAGGCAAGCGCAACCTGCAGCCGGGCGAGCGCAGTTGA
- the rsfS gene encoding ribosome silencing factor, with amino-acid sequence MVCHSRKGKKLTTVHAKGKTLAVVPKSAERGADAAARALEAVLASLEDSKAEDIVTIDIAGKSALGDYMIVVSGRSNRHVLAISDHLLTDLKDEGLGTARVEGQEGGDWILIDTGDIIVHVFRPEIREFYNIEKMWAAPDMDEETRH; translated from the coding sequence ATGGTTTGTCATTCCAGGAAAGGGAAAAAACTGACAACAGTACACGCCAAGGGAAAAACGCTCGCCGTTGTCCCGAAGAGTGCGGAACGTGGCGCCGATGCCGCTGCCCGCGCCTTAGAAGCCGTCCTCGCCAGCCTCGAGGACTCCAAAGCTGAAGATATCGTCACTATCGACATTGCCGGAAAATCGGCGCTTGGAGACTACATGATCGTCGTCTCCGGCCGTTCCAACAGGCACGTCCTGGCGATCTCGGATCACCTGCTTACCGATCTCAAGGACGAGGGCCTCGGTACGGCCCGCGTCGAAGGTCAGGAAGGCGGCGACTGGATCCTGATCGACACCGGGGACATTATCGTGCATGTGTTCCGTCCCGAAATCCGCGAGTTCTACAACATCGAAAAGATGTGGGCGGCTCCGGATATGGACGAAGAGACACGGCACTGA